The following are from one region of the Actinoplanes sp. L3-i22 genome:
- a CDS encoding cytidine deaminase, producing MPEQSFAAVAVPGVDDPALSAEDAKLVTLARSSRARVAAAEGAAVRDQDGRTYAAASVALPSLSVTALQLAVAQAAASGATKIEAAAVVTEASTLDGAGHAAVRDLSADAVIHVAGPSGTLLGTVSA from the coding sequence ATGCCTGAGCAGTCGTTTGCCGCCGTCGCCGTCCCGGGCGTGGATGATCCGGCGCTGAGCGCCGAGGACGCCAAGCTGGTCACCCTGGCCCGCAGCTCGCGGGCCCGGGTGGCCGCGGCCGAGGGCGCCGCGGTCCGCGACCAGGACGGTCGCACCTACGCGGCCGCCTCGGTGGCGCTGCCCAGCCTCAGCGTGACCGCGTTGCAGCTGGCCGTGGCCCAGGCCGCGGCCTCCGGCGCGACGAAGATCGAGGCCGCCGCGGTGGTCACCGAGGCCTCGACGCTGGACGGGGCCGGCCACGCCGCGGTCCGGGACCTGTCCGCCGACGCGGTGATCCACGTCGCCGGCCCGTCCGGGACGCTGCTCGGCACGGTCTCCGCATGA
- the era gene encoding GTPase Era, with translation MYRAGFACFVGRPNAGKSTLTNAIIGQKIAITSSKPQTTRHVIRGILHRPDAQLVLVDTPGLHRPRTLLGERLNDLVRETWSEVDVIGVCFPADEPIGRGDRFISAEVGELKAKVIAVVTKVDLVDQQTLAQRLLAISELYDFAEIVPVSAVSGHQVETLTDVMVRYLPESPQLYPDDIITDEPEQVLIAELIREAALEGVRDELPHSIAVLVEEMQLEGKLTKIFADIYVERDSQKSIVIGLRGARLKEVGSRSRVEIEQLLGRKVYLDLHVRVAKEWQRDPKQLRKLGF, from the coding sequence GTGTATCGCGCCGGTTTCGCCTGTTTCGTCGGGCGGCCGAACGCCGGCAAGTCGACGCTGACCAACGCGATCATCGGGCAGAAGATCGCGATCACGTCGAGCAAGCCGCAGACCACCCGGCACGTCATCCGGGGCATCCTGCACCGCCCGGACGCGCAGCTCGTGCTGGTCGACACGCCCGGTCTGCACCGGCCGCGGACGCTGCTCGGCGAGCGGCTCAACGACCTGGTCCGGGAGACGTGGAGCGAGGTCGACGTGATCGGGGTGTGCTTCCCGGCGGACGAGCCGATCGGGCGCGGCGACCGGTTCATCTCGGCCGAGGTCGGCGAGCTCAAGGCCAAGGTCATCGCGGTGGTGACCAAGGTGGACCTGGTCGATCAGCAGACCCTGGCGCAGCGGCTGCTGGCGATCTCCGAGCTCTACGACTTCGCGGAGATCGTGCCGGTCAGCGCGGTGTCCGGGCATCAGGTGGAGACCCTGACCGACGTGATGGTGCGTTACCTGCCGGAATCTCCGCAGTTGTACCCGGACGACATCATCACCGACGAGCCGGAGCAGGTGCTGATCGCGGAGCTGATCCGGGAGGCGGCGCTGGAGGGCGTGCGCGACGAGCTGCCGCACTCGATCGCCGTGCTGGTCGAGGAGATGCAGCTCGAGGGCAAGCTGACGAAGATCTTCGCGGACATCTACGTGGAGCGGGACAGCCAGAAGTCGATCGTGATCGGGTTGCGCGGCGCCCGGCTCAAGGAGGTCGGGTCCCGTTCGCGGGTTGAGATCGAGCAACTTCTGGGTAGGAAGGTTTATCTCGATCTTCATGTCCGGGTCGCCAAGGAGTGGCAGCGGGATCCGAAGCAGCTTCGTAAGCTCGGCTTCTAG
- a CDS encoding acyltransferase, with amino-acid sequence MRNRYLDLLRAIATVRVVVYHLTGWTALTIVFPAMSVMFALAGSLMAASLDRSGAWAVERRLRRLLPSLWVLALLIAVPAMLLAGTPFDVHLLLWGFPLVDPEATGIWPELLNHAWYLRDFLWFVLLSPVLLPLFRRAPLVAVLLPYAALLFFEITGVKTVNVVHDLALYGGAWMLGFAHHDGHLTRVPRKWMFIIAAALALPAAAWVLTHPGPRGYDLNDIPLGNALWSAAFVLVALSCSPMVREHRVLTVLNSRALSIYLWHIPVLVLVTRFGERHGLPIAGPLGYGWRLVAVTVLLAAVLALVGWVEDVAAGRRPALLPGRRIPVPVSPAPVLQGVDGEVAAARPEIQHVR; translated from the coding sequence ATGCGCAACCGGTATCTGGACCTGCTCCGCGCGATCGCGACCGTCCGGGTGGTGGTCTATCACCTCACCGGCTGGACCGCGCTGACCATCGTCTTCCCGGCGATGTCGGTGATGTTCGCGCTGGCCGGCTCGTTGATGGCGGCGTCGCTGGACCGGTCCGGGGCGTGGGCGGTGGAACGGCGGTTACGCCGTCTGCTGCCCTCGCTCTGGGTGCTCGCCCTGTTGATCGCGGTGCCGGCGATGCTCCTCGCCGGTACCCCGTTCGACGTACATCTGCTGCTCTGGGGTTTTCCCCTGGTCGACCCGGAGGCCACCGGGATCTGGCCGGAGCTGCTGAACCACGCGTGGTACCTGCGGGACTTCCTGTGGTTCGTGCTGCTCTCGCCGGTGCTGCTGCCGCTCTTCCGGCGGGCGCCGCTGGTCGCGGTGCTCCTGCCGTACGCCGCCCTGCTGTTCTTCGAGATCACCGGCGTCAAGACCGTGAACGTCGTGCACGACCTCGCCCTGTACGGCGGGGCCTGGATGCTGGGCTTCGCGCACCACGACGGTCACCTGACCCGGGTCCCGCGCAAGTGGATGTTCATCATCGCGGCCGCGCTGGCCCTGCCCGCGGCCGCCTGGGTGCTGACCCACCCGGGGCCGCGCGGTTACGACCTCAACGACATCCCGCTCGGCAACGCGCTCTGGTCGGCCGCGTTCGTGCTGGTCGCGCTCAGCTGCTCGCCGATGGTCCGGGAGCACCGGGTGCTGACCGTGCTGAACTCGCGGGCGCTGAGCATCTACCTCTGGCACATCCCGGTGCTGGTCCTGGTGACCAGGTTCGGGGAGCGCCACGGGCTGCCGATCGCCGGACCGCTCGGTTACGGCTGGCGGCTGGTCGCGGTGACCGTGCTGCTCGCCGCGGTGCTGGCGCTGGTCGGCTGGGTGGAGGACGTGGCCGCCGGGCGGCGCCCGGCACTGCTTCCGGGCCGCCGGATCCCGGTGCCGGTCTCCCCGGCGCCGGTCCTACAGGGTGTCGACGGAGAGGTCGCCGCTGCGCGCCCGGAGATCCAGCACGTTCGGTGA
- a CDS encoding DUF4097 family beta strand repeat-containing protein: MSRTVALVLAAATVAALAGCDGAVGAKMTFDDTEKAKVTDIVLTGEGGGDVTITTGNVTETRIKRIVRGGTGSGPVYQISGATLTLPTECGFNCHISWEVQAPTGVKINGDIHSGDVNLTDVGAVDLTMTSGDLMIDGASAPVKVKATSGNVTISRVPGLTLQATSGDLQAREISGPVDARLTSGNLDLELSKPASVTADVTSGDVHLLVPTGSYQVKQRTSSGDTTINGITDDPKSPNVLDLRARSGDLSVDTL; the protein is encoded by the coding sequence ATGAGCCGTACTGTTGCCCTCGTCCTCGCCGCCGCCACGGTCGCCGCCCTGGCCGGCTGCGACGGCGCGGTGGGCGCCAAGATGACCTTCGACGACACCGAGAAGGCGAAGGTCACGGACATCGTGCTGACCGGCGAGGGCGGTGGCGACGTGACGATCACCACCGGCAACGTCACCGAGACCCGGATCAAGCGGATCGTTCGCGGCGGCACCGGGTCCGGCCCGGTCTACCAGATCTCCGGGGCCACCCTGACCCTGCCGACCGAGTGCGGCTTCAACTGCCACATCTCGTGGGAGGTGCAGGCGCCCACCGGGGTGAAGATCAACGGCGACATCCACTCCGGCGACGTGAACCTGACCGACGTGGGCGCCGTCGATCTGACCATGACCTCCGGCGACCTCATGATCGACGGGGCCTCCGCCCCGGTGAAGGTCAAGGCCACCTCGGGCAACGTGACGATCTCCCGGGTGCCCGGCCTGACCCTGCAGGCCACCTCCGGCGACCTGCAGGCCCGCGAGATCTCCGGCCCGGTCGACGCCCGACTCACCTCCGGCAACCTCGACCTGGAGCTGTCCAAGCCGGCCTCGGTGACCGCCGACGTGACCAGCGGCGACGTCCACCTGCTGGTCCCCACCGGCAGTTACCAGGTCAAGCAGCGCACCAGCAGCGGCGACACGACCATCAACGGCATCACCGACGACCCCAAATCACCGAACGTGCTGGATCTCCGGGCGCGCAGCGGCGACCTCTCCGTCGACACCCTGTAG
- the recO gene encoding DNA repair protein RecO, with amino-acid sequence MPAGYRRHLYRDDAVVLRAQKLGESDRIVTLLTRRHGRLRAVARGVRRTTSRFGARLEPFGHIDLQLAASPEGVGSSLQSVSQVEALSLFGKSFLTDYPRYTAASAICETAERLTPVELEPALRLFQLTLGAFKALAAGEHAGSLVLDAYLLRAMNFAGWAPALTECAVCGDPGRHAAFAVPAGGAVCPDCRPPGAAHPSPDTLGLMAALTSGDWPVADASAPSVRRECSGLVAAHLQWHMERSLRSLPLVDRRELKP; translated from the coding sequence GTGCCCGCTGGATACCGCCGCCATCTGTACCGCGACGACGCGGTCGTGCTGCGCGCCCAGAAACTGGGCGAGAGCGACCGGATCGTCACCCTCCTGACCCGCCGGCACGGGCGGCTGCGCGCCGTCGCCCGCGGCGTGCGCCGCACCACCTCGCGCTTCGGCGCCCGCCTCGAGCCGTTCGGGCACATCGACCTGCAGCTGGCCGCGTCGCCCGAGGGCGTGGGCAGCTCGCTGCAGTCGGTCAGCCAGGTCGAGGCGCTCTCGCTGTTCGGCAAGAGCTTCCTGACCGACTATCCGCGATACACCGCGGCCAGCGCGATCTGCGAGACCGCCGAGCGGCTCACCCCGGTCGAGCTGGAGCCCGCGCTGCGGCTGTTCCAGCTCACCCTGGGCGCGTTCAAGGCGCTCGCGGCCGGCGAGCACGCCGGCAGCCTGGTGCTGGACGCGTACCTGCTGCGCGCGATGAACTTCGCCGGCTGGGCGCCCGCGCTCACCGAGTGCGCCGTCTGCGGCGACCCGGGCCGGCACGCGGCGTTCGCCGTCCCGGCCGGCGGTGCGGTCTGCCCCGACTGCCGGCCGCCCGGCGCCGCCCACCCCAGCCCGGACACGCTCGGCCTGATGGCCGCGCTGACCTCGGGCGACTGGCCGGTCGCCGACGCGTCCGCGCCCTCGGTGCGCCGGGAGTGCAGCGGTCTGGTCGCCGCCCACCTGCAATGGCATATGGAGCGCTCGTTACGCTCGCTGCCGCTTGTCGATCGACGGGAGTTGAAACCGTGA
- a CDS encoding isoprenyl transferase, whose protein sequence is MSPRPPTPHISGVLPPALPAAALPRHVAMVMDGNGRWAKERGLSRTKGHEQGEHSLFDAIEGAIELGIPYLSAYAFSTENWKRSPEEVRFLMGFNRDVIRRRRNQLVDLGVRVVWSGRSGRLWKSVISELQTAEEMSKHNKTLTLQFCVNYGGQAEIADATAAIARDVAAGKLKPDKINEKTIQKYLYHPEVPEVDLFLRPSGEQRTSNFLLWQSAYAEMVYLDTLWPDFDRRHLWYACELYAQRDRRFGGALPNPVSPS, encoded by the coding sequence GTGAGCCCGCGTCCGCCCACTCCGCACATCTCCGGCGTCCTGCCCCCCGCCCTGCCGGCCGCCGCGCTGCCCCGCCACGTGGCGATGGTGATGGACGGCAACGGCCGCTGGGCCAAGGAACGCGGGCTGTCCCGCACCAAGGGCCACGAGCAGGGGGAGCACTCGCTCTTCGACGCCATCGAGGGCGCCATCGAGCTGGGCATCCCCTACCTCTCGGCGTACGCGTTCTCCACCGAGAACTGGAAGCGCTCGCCCGAGGAGGTGCGCTTCCTGATGGGCTTCAACCGGGACGTCATCCGCCGCCGCCGCAACCAGCTGGTCGATCTCGGCGTGCGGGTGGTCTGGTCCGGCCGGTCCGGCCGGCTGTGGAAGAGCGTGATCTCCGAGCTGCAGACCGCCGAGGAGATGAGCAAGCACAACAAGACGCTCACCCTGCAGTTCTGCGTGAACTACGGCGGCCAGGCGGAGATCGCCGACGCCACCGCGGCGATCGCCCGGGACGTCGCGGCCGGCAAGCTCAAGCCCGACAAGATCAACGAGAAGACCATCCAGAAGTACCTCTACCACCCCGAGGTGCCGGAGGTGGATCTCTTCCTGCGGCCCTCCGGCGAGCAGCGGACGTCGAACTTCCTGCTCTGGCAGTCGGCCTACGCCGAGATGGTCTACCTGGACACGCTCTGGCCCGACTTCGACCGCCGCCACCTGTGGTACGCGTGCGAGCTCTACGCCCAGCGCGACCGCCGCTTCGGCGGCGCGCTGCCGAACCCGGTGAGCCCGTCGTGA
- a CDS encoding histidine phosphatase family protein — MDEVRHLWIARHAFANEDETGLTGDGEQQAALLGERLAEVPLSAVFHGPLPRAALTASLVAKHLPDVPVEAADELDDNLPTPANSAAMIARFTGPAAVETHELVITHAFQVAWLVRDALEAPEERWRGLNSCNAGLTLIRYFPGHKPRLIMFNDVSHLPAALQWTGFPPELRP, encoded by the coding sequence ATGGACGAGGTCCGGCACCTCTGGATCGCGCGGCACGCGTTCGCCAACGAGGACGAGACCGGACTGACCGGGGACGGCGAGCAGCAGGCCGCCCTCCTCGGGGAGCGGCTCGCCGAGGTGCCGCTCTCCGCGGTCTTCCACGGCCCGCTGCCCCGGGCGGCGCTGACCGCCTCGCTCGTCGCCAAGCACCTGCCGGACGTGCCCGTCGAGGCCGCCGACGAGCTCGACGACAACCTGCCGACCCCGGCGAACTCGGCCGCGATGATCGCGCGGTTCACCGGGCCGGCCGCGGTGGAGACGCACGAGCTGGTGATCACGCACGCGTTCCAGGTGGCGTGGCTGGTGCGGGACGCGCTGGAGGCGCCGGAGGAGCGGTGGCGGGGGCTCAACTCGTGCAATGCCGGGCTGACCCTGATCCGGTATTTCCCCGGGCACAAACCACGGCTGATCATGTTCAACGACGTGAGCCACCTGCCGGCCGCCCTGCAGTGGACCGGATTTCCGCCTGAGCTTCGTCCGTAG
- a CDS encoding HAD family hydrolase, which yields MRRLVMWDIDYTLLRGGGVAARAWRTAFTEVTGVAWRDTPIFGGRTDLDICGGVFAAHGVTDCTPETFFARYVEIVDTVRHEFAEQGALMPGVREILAHLGDRPDIVQTLVTGNVPQVAAMKITAFGLDGAFDAEIGGYGTDDSVRAALVRRSLERARAKYGEPFRPVVIGDTVNDVTAALANDAVAIAVATGATPAADLAAAGAHVVLPDLSDLEAAVKALTG from the coding sequence ATGAGACGGCTGGTCATGTGGGACATCGACTACACCCTGCTGCGCGGCGGCGGGGTCGCGGCCCGGGCCTGGCGGACGGCGTTCACCGAGGTCACCGGGGTCGCCTGGCGGGACACGCCGATCTTCGGGGGCCGCACCGACCTGGACATCTGCGGCGGGGTCTTCGCCGCGCACGGGGTCACCGACTGCACGCCGGAGACCTTCTTCGCCCGGTACGTGGAGATCGTCGACACGGTCCGGCACGAGTTCGCCGAGCAGGGCGCGCTGATGCCCGGGGTCCGCGAGATCCTGGCGCACCTGGGTGACCGCCCGGACATCGTGCAGACCCTGGTCACCGGCAACGTCCCGCAGGTCGCCGCCATGAAGATCACCGCGTTCGGTCTGGACGGCGCGTTCGACGCCGAGATCGGCGGCTACGGGACCGACGACAGCGTGCGCGCGGCCCTGGTCCGCCGCAGCCTGGAGCGGGCCCGGGCGAAGTACGGCGAGCCGTTCCGCCCGGTCGTCATCGGCGACACGGTGAACGACGTGACGGCGGCGCTGGCCAACGACGCGGTCGCGATCGCGGTGGCCACCGGCGCGACCCCGGCGGCCGACCTGGCCGCCGCCGGCGCCCACGTGGTCCTGCCCGACCTCAGCGACCTGGAAGCCGCCGTGAAAGCCCTGACCGGCTAG
- a CDS encoding MTH1187 family thiamine-binding protein: MLVAFSVTPIGSGDSVGDAVAEAVRVVRASGLPNRTDAMFTTIEGEWDEVMAVVKQAVDAVAAVAPRVSLSLKADVRPGVTGALTAKVEHIERVLNQS; encoded by the coding sequence ATGCTGGTTGCCTTCTCTGTCACGCCGATCGGGTCCGGGGATTCGGTCGGCGATGCCGTCGCCGAGGCCGTCCGGGTCGTCCGCGCCTCCGGTCTGCCGAACCGCACCGATGCCATGTTCACCACGATCGAGGGTGAGTGGGACGAGGTGATGGCCGTCGTCAAGCAGGCCGTCGACGCGGTCGCCGCGGTCGCCCCGCGGGTCAGCCTCTCGCTGAAGGCGGATGTCCGGCCCGGCGTCACCGGCGCCCTGACCGCCAAGGTCGAGCACATCGAGCGGGTGCTGAACCAGTCATGA
- a CDS encoding aldo/keto reductase gives MLGDRTINRMGFGSMRITADPDPRVAVRVLRRAVELGVDHFDTAAFYCSPGGIVDVGPGPVRHATALIREALRPYPNRVFVATKVGPRRLPDGGWAAADTPELLREAVEENLRRLGVDTLDLVNLRLTGPVGGGSFAERFGALAGMRQEGLIRHLGLSNVSVAHLDEAVGIAPVVCVQNAYAVDVRRDDDLLRICGERGIAFVPFFAIAGPGRETGPSRAVGGAGLRRVAARYGVNEHQVRLAWTLHRGPHVLAIPGTGDLGHLEQNVAAGSLRLTDEDLADIDHPSV, from the coding sequence ATGCTCGGGGATCGGACGATCAACCGGATGGGGTTCGGGTCGATGCGGATCACCGCCGATCCGGATCCCCGGGTGGCGGTCCGGGTGCTGCGCCGGGCGGTCGAGCTCGGGGTGGATCACTTCGATACGGCGGCGTTCTACTGCTCGCCGGGCGGGATCGTGGATGTCGGGCCGGGGCCGGTGCGGCATGCGACGGCGTTGATCCGGGAGGCGCTCCGGCCGTACCCCAATCGGGTTTTCGTCGCGACGAAGGTGGGGCCGCGGCGCCTGCCGGATGGGGGATGGGCCGCGGCGGACACGCCGGAGTTGCTGCGGGAGGCGGTGGAGGAGAACCTCCGCCGGCTCGGCGTCGACACGTTGGACCTGGTCAATCTGCGCCTGACCGGTCCGGTCGGGGGCGGTTCGTTCGCCGAGCGCTTCGGGGCGCTGGCCGGGATGCGGCAGGAGGGGCTGATCCGGCATCTCGGGCTTTCCAACGTCTCGGTGGCTCATCTGGACGAGGCCGTGGGGATCGCGCCGGTGGTGTGTGTGCAGAACGCCTATGCGGTGGACGTTCGCCGGGACGATGACCTGCTGCGGATCTGTGGGGAGCGGGGGATCGCGTTCGTGCCGTTCTTCGCGATCGCCGGGCCGGGGCGGGAGACGGGTCCGTCGCGTGCGGTGGGCGGGGCGGGGCTGCGGCGGGTGGCTGCCCGGTATGGGGTGAATGAGCATCAGGTTCGGCTGGCCTGGACGTTGCATCGGGGGCCGCACGTGCTGGCCATTCCGGGTACCGGGGATCTTGGGCATCTGGAGCAGAACGTCGCGGCGGGTTCGCTGCGCCTCACTGATGAGGATCTGGCCGACATCGATCATCCTTCCGTGTGA
- a CDS encoding type II toxin-antitoxin system VapB family antitoxin, producing MAVNIETVQLDLDDEIVIEAAKILGTKNAADTVNAALREVVAMHRRIEAFDRLAKMGAEGDFDVLLDKENYRR from the coding sequence ATGGCAGTGAACATCGAAACCGTTCAACTTGATCTCGACGACGAGATCGTGATCGAGGCAGCCAAGATCCTCGGCACCAAGAATGCCGCCGACACCGTCAACGCTGCCTTGCGCGAGGTCGTCGCCATGCATCGGCGGATCGAGGCCTTCGACCGTCTGGCGAAGATGGGCGCCGAAGGTGACTTCGACGTGCTCCTGGACAAGGAGAACTATCGCCGGTGA
- a CDS encoding PIN domain nuclease — translation MSARYLVDTSAFTRLSRIPELFEKWRTPAEGGNLTVCPLTELEIFYSARSPVHRGKLEAELKRSYNWTFIPDRVYRRAAEVQKVLTDRGAHRSAGPVDLLVAAVAEEQGMTLLHYDGDFEQVTEVTGQPTLWLAKPGSID, via the coding sequence GTGAGCGCACGCTACCTGGTCGACACCAGCGCATTCACGCGCTTGTCCCGGATTCCTGAGCTGTTCGAGAAATGGCGGACTCCTGCTGAGGGCGGCAACCTCACGGTGTGTCCGCTTACCGAGCTGGAAATTTTCTACAGCGCTAGATCCCCGGTTCACCGCGGCAAACTCGAGGCCGAACTGAAGCGCAGCTACAACTGGACCTTCATCCCGGACCGGGTTTACCGCCGTGCGGCCGAGGTGCAGAAAGTGCTCACTGATCGTGGCGCTCATCGTTCGGCCGGCCCTGTCGACCTGTTGGTCGCGGCGGTCGCCGAGGAGCAGGGGATGACACTTCTGCATTACGACGGAGACTTCGAGCAGGTGACCGAGGTGACCGGGCAGCCGACTCTCTGGCTTGCGAAGCCGGGGTCGATTGACTGA
- a CDS encoding methylenetetrahydrofolate reductase, with amino-acid sequence MTRPRLPELLAEARSGVLLFSVTPPKRSTAEERVKEIAEVTLDRISGLGVDGLVLYDIDDESDRNPEERPFPFLATLDPARYYETHLGAWKQPVIIYRCVGKYAEDDLRDWMTRADPDNVLSVFVGASSGGKAVRTGMRRAQELRAEVRPELALGAVAIGERPDEYLRMLAKQERGASFFVSQVVYHVNETKNLISDYFYECRARDVQPRTLIFTLSLCGSLKTLEFLRWLGVDVPRWLENSLRHTGDPLAESYKHCLDIARDLRDFCEHLGVPYGFNIESVSIRKAEIEATTQLAADVAALLGR; translated from the coding sequence ATGACTCGTCCTCGACTGCCGGAACTGCTGGCCGAAGCGCGCAGTGGTGTGCTGCTGTTCAGTGTCACGCCGCCGAAGCGGAGCACCGCCGAGGAGCGGGTCAAGGAGATCGCCGAGGTCACGCTCGACCGGATCAGCGGGCTCGGCGTGGACGGGCTGGTTCTGTACGACATCGACGACGAGTCCGACCGGAATCCGGAGGAGCGGCCGTTCCCGTTCCTGGCCACGCTCGACCCGGCCCGGTACTACGAGACGCACCTGGGCGCCTGGAAGCAGCCGGTGATCATTTACCGCTGCGTCGGGAAGTATGCCGAGGACGACCTGCGGGACTGGATGACCCGCGCCGACCCGGACAACGTGCTGAGCGTCTTCGTCGGCGCCTCGTCCGGCGGCAAGGCGGTGCGCACCGGGATGCGCCGCGCCCAGGAACTGCGCGCCGAGGTCCGGCCCGAGTTGGCGCTCGGTGCGGTCGCGATCGGCGAGCGGCCGGACGAGTACCTGCGGATGCTGGCCAAACAGGAGCGTGGCGCGAGCTTCTTCGTGTCGCAGGTGGTCTACCACGTCAACGAGACCAAGAATTTGATCTCCGACTACTTCTACGAGTGCCGGGCTCGGGATGTGCAACCTCGGACATTGATCTTCACGTTGTCGCTCTGTGGGTCACTCAAGACGCTCGAATTCCTGCGGTGGCTCGGCGTGGATGTTCCGCGCTGGCTGGAGAACTCGCTGCGGCACACCGGGGATCCGCTCGCCGAGTCGTACAAGCACTGCCTCGACATCGCCCGTGACCTGCGGGACTTCTGCGAGCACCTGGGCGTTCCGTACGGGTTCAACATCGAGAGCGTGTCCATCCGCAAGGCCGAGATCGAGGCCACCACCCAACTCGCCGCCGACGTCGCGGCGCTGCTCGGACGATAG
- a CDS encoding PH domain-containing protein, translated as MIDFSNGSVFKLNPCDPGELYPQVAPFLIQGEQIVFAFRSVRDFVVFTNKRLIAANVQGITGSKTDFTSLPFNKVQAFSVETAGSLDRDTELDLWYSGLGKIRLEFKRNVDIRQISQMIATYVL; from the coding sequence GTGATCGACTTCAGTAACGGCTCCGTCTTCAAGCTCAATCCGTGCGACCCGGGCGAGTTGTATCCGCAGGTCGCACCGTTCCTCATCCAGGGCGAGCAGATCGTCTTCGCGTTCCGCTCGGTCCGCGACTTCGTGGTCTTCACGAACAAGCGCCTGATCGCCGCGAACGTCCAGGGCATCACCGGCTCGAAGACCGACTTCACGTCGCTGCCGTTCAACAAGGTCCAGGCATTTTCGGTCGAGACCGCGGGCAGCCTGGATCGGGACACCGAACTGGACCTCTGGTACAGCGGCCTTGGCAAGATCCGGCTGGAGTTCAAGCGGAACGTGGACATTCGGCAGATCAGCCAGATGATCGCTACCTACGTGCTCTGA